From a region of the Blastopirellula marina genome:
- a CDS encoding CBS domain-containing protein, with translation MVTRALRIVVVSEDRQHLRDCFDFFVACGYEVETRCDSIYRESDSPEKKDVLIYDYDGSQTTISHNNLFKIAVIPAEKPDLVQKAISEAADDVVLKPVTPAKLLVRVRAAAAILEARVAVSQQYGRNPRNAYPSEGAFLGTLQYTIEQIAVHGHCVCTTLFAVSNTKSERYREWLASLEATALPDSRIFELSGNRVAVVTPASSPDQVTLWAADQMAQASVRDTSHADVSPLSISGSFVSTRNESSTSEQVSLLLTDRLNLAQSLGEGLLVDDSLENQWLPPQPTGSIFEGMTAQDIMQPTTVRLNASDSVQNALENMRLWNAEIAPVFQADDTPCGLIRTDDLVEIEDKHQAIGRYCLPNIPQVRCDSTFDEFVALFSSHDSSWLQVFRDGTPVGVIHCDDLTSMNTPVMVSLP, from the coding sequence ATGGTTACACGCGCACTGCGAATCGTCGTTGTCTCTGAGGACCGTCAGCACCTTCGCGATTGCTTCGACTTCTTTGTCGCTTGCGGATATGAGGTCGAAACTCGCTGCGATTCCATCTACCGCGAGTCCGATTCGCCTGAGAAAAAGGATGTCCTGATCTACGACTACGATGGTAGCCAAACGACCATCAGCCATAACAACCTATTCAAAATTGCCGTCATTCCGGCAGAAAAGCCAGATCTAGTGCAGAAGGCCATTTCGGAAGCGGCCGACGACGTCGTTCTCAAGCCAGTTACACCTGCCAAGCTGCTCGTTCGCGTCCGAGCTGCCGCCGCGATCCTCGAAGCACGAGTCGCCGTTTCCCAGCAATACGGTCGCAATCCGCGCAATGCGTATCCCAGCGAGGGGGCCTTCCTGGGCACCTTACAATACACCATCGAGCAGATCGCCGTTCATGGCCATTGCGTCTGCACAACACTTTTCGCCGTCTCGAACACCAAGTCTGAACGTTACCGGGAATGGCTTGCCAGTCTCGAGGCGACAGCCCTTCCTGATTCGCGCATCTTCGAGTTGTCCGGCAATCGTGTGGCCGTGGTCACCCCGGCGTCTTCGCCAGATCAGGTAACCCTGTGGGCCGCTGATCAAATGGCGCAAGCATCGGTCCGCGATACCTCGCACGCCGATGTTTCTCCGCTCAGCATTTCGGGAAGCTTCGTCAGTACCCGAAACGAATCTTCCACCAGCGAGCAGGTTTCGTTGCTGCTAACCGATCGGCTGAATTTAGCCCAAAGTCTCGGCGAAGGGCTGCTTGTCGATGATTCGCTGGAAAATCAGTGGCTGCCACCGCAACCAACGGGAAGCATTTTCGAAGGCATGACCGCCCAAGATATCATGCAGCCGACGACGGTCCGCCTGAACGCATCCGACAGCGTGCAGAATGCCCTGGAAAACATGCGACTATGGAACGCCGAAATTGCCCCGGTCTTCCAAGCCGATGATACGCCGTGTGGTCTCATCCGAACGGACGACCTCGTTGAAATCGAGGATAAGCACCAGGCCATTGGCCGGTACTGCCTGCCGAATATCCCACAGGTTCGCTGCGATTCGACGTTCGATGAATTTGTGGCCCTGTTCTCCTCGCACGACTCTTCGTGGCTCCAGGTCTTTCGTGACGGCACGCCGGTGGGCGTTATTCACTGCGACGACCTGACCTCGATGAATACGCCGGTGATGGTCTCGCTGCCGTAA
- a CDS encoding AAA family ATPase, which produces MSGTELKSGLLAALLADDGFRPEEPKTLEDTQLSPTLIESIILKLYLNIGSLSGRKTAEHICLPFGIVEGLLTSLRTRQLITHCGSAPLNDYTYTLTDQGRSRAQTYMHSCAYFGPAPVSLDDYITSVEAQSVRNETPKEEDLRRAFEGLSVEPGMFDRLGPAVNSGAGLFLYGAPGNGKTTLAKRITACYGQEIWIPRTVVEDGQYIKLFDAAFHETVDQQENSIIKNDNFDHRWIKIQRPTVVVGGELTMDSLEIRFDPINNICEAPLQMKSNCGSLLIDDFGRQRMQPQELLNRWIVPLENRVDYLALPNGKKIQVPFEQLIIFSTNLEPSDLTDDAFLRRIPYKIEIEDASQEEFHKLFQIFTKQFGCRYDEDSVTHLIDKHYTPTKRPLRRCQPRDLLTQIRNYCVYKGFPMEMRPEYFDLVVGSYFTVVAGND; this is translated from the coding sequence ATGTCCGGTACCGAACTTAAGTCAGGTCTTCTTGCGGCTTTGCTAGCGGATGATGGATTTCGTCCTGAAGAACCCAAGACCTTAGAGGACACTCAGTTATCCCCGACACTGATTGAGTCGATCATCCTCAAGCTGTATCTGAACATTGGATCGCTGAGCGGCCGGAAGACGGCCGAGCATATCTGCCTGCCGTTTGGCATTGTCGAGGGTTTGCTGACCTCGCTTCGGACGCGGCAGTTGATCACCCACTGCGGCTCGGCTCCGCTGAATGACTACACCTATACCCTGACCGACCAGGGGCGTTCCCGGGCTCAAACCTACATGCATTCGTGTGCCTACTTCGGCCCGGCCCCGGTATCGCTGGACGACTATATCACCTCGGTCGAAGCCCAGTCGGTACGTAACGAGACCCCGAAAGAGGAAGACCTGCGTCGTGCGTTCGAGGGGCTTTCCGTCGAGCCAGGCATGTTCGATCGATTGGGACCGGCTGTGAATTCCGGGGCTGGTCTTTTCCTATACGGTGCCCCAGGCAACGGCAAAACGACGCTGGCCAAGCGGATTACGGCCTGTTACGGGCAAGAGATCTGGATTCCGCGGACCGTTGTGGAAGATGGCCAGTACATCAAGCTGTTTGATGCCGCGTTCCACGAGACGGTCGATCAGCAGGAAAACAGCATCATCAAGAACGACAACTTCGACCATCGCTGGATCAAGATTCAGCGCCCGACGGTGGTTGTCGGTGGTGAACTCACCATGGATAGCCTCGAAATCCGGTTCGACCCGATCAACAACATCTGCGAGGCTCCGCTGCAGATGAAAAGCAATTGTGGCAGCCTGCTGATCGACGACTTTGGACGTCAGCGTATGCAGCCGCAGGAACTGTTGAATCGCTGGATTGTTCCGCTGGAAAACCGAGTCGACTACCTGGCATTGCCTAATGGTAAAAAGATACAGGTGCCGTTCGAGCAGTTAATTATCTTCTCGACCAACCTGGAGCCATCGGACCTGACCGACGATGCCTTCCTGCGTCGTATTCCGTACAAGATCGAAATCGAAGATGCTTCGCAAGAAGAGTTCCACAAGCTGTTTCAGATCTTCACAAAGCAATTCGGTTGTCGCTATGACGAAGATTCGGTAACGCATCTGATCGATAAGCATTACACGCCAACCAAGCGTCCTCTACGACGCTGCCAGCCGCGTGACCTTCTGACGCAAATCCGCAATTATTGCGTCTATAAAGGCTTTCCGATGGAGATGCGGCCAGAGTACTTTGACCTGGTTGTGGGAAGCTACTTCACGGTTGTGGCCGGCAACGACTAA